In Pieris rapae chromosome 18, ilPieRapa1.1, whole genome shotgun sequence, one genomic interval encodes:
- the LOC110999589 gene encoding plasma membrane calcium-transporting ATPase 2 isoform X2 — protein MATVEGRPAQYGVTLRQLRELMETRGAEGIAKINALGGPQELCKKLYTSPTDGLSGSKADQQHRREVFGSNLIPPKPPKTFLTLVWEALQDVTLIILEVAAVVSLGLSFYKPSEDESDIGHIDEEEGHYQWIEGLAILISVIVVVIVTAFNDYTKERQFRGLQSRIEGEHKFAVIRGSEVKQVPISDIVVGDICQIKYGDLLPADGLLLQSNDLKIDESSLTGESDHVKKGESFDPMVLSGTHVMEGSGKMLVTAVGVNSQAGIIFTLLGAAVDKQEKEIKQMKKEAKKQRKETQRKSLAGDDDALPAAANHAHPDDNHVAPSGDKPAPEAAHKKEKSVLQAKLTKLAIQIGYAGSTIAVLTVIILIIQFCVQTFVIEQKVWKATYINNLVKHLIIGVTVLVVAVPEGLPLAVTLSLAYSVKKMMKDNNLVRHLDACETMGNATAICSDKTGTLTTNRMTVVQSYICEKLCKVTPHFRDIPAEVGETMIEGISINSAFTSRIMPSLDPTGPPMQVGNKTECALLGFVLGLGQSYEAVRERHPEESFTRVYTFNSVRKSMSTVVPHKGGYRLYTKGASEIVLKKCAFIYGHEGRLEKFTRDMQDRLVRQVIEPMACDGLRTISVAYRDFVPGKAEINQVHIDQEPNWDDEDNIVNNLTCLCVVGIEDPVRPEVPEAIRKCQKAGITVRMVTGDNVNTARSIAVKCGILKPTDDFLILEGKEFNTRVRDANGEIQQHLLDKVWPKLRVLARSSPTDKYTLVKGMIESKAFDKREVVAVTGDGTNDGPALKKADVGFAMGIAGTDVAKEASDIILTDDNFSSIVKAVMWGRNVYDSIAKFLQFQLTVNVVAVIVAFIGACAIQDSPLKAVQMLWVNLIMDTLASLALATEMPTPDLLQRKPYGRTKPLISRTMMKNILGQAVYQLFIIFSLLFVGDRMLNIPSGRGQALGTEPTQHFTIIFNTFVMMTLFNEINARKIHGQRNVFEGLFTNPIFYSIWIGTAFSQVIIIQFGGMAFSTAGLTVEQWLWCLFFGAGTLVWGQLVTSIPTRKIPKKLSWGRGQPDPESIQPGPDYDSDLDKKPRAGQILWIRGLTRLQTQVIGGELQERLIPVPYSKTSTDQAIRVVNAFRQGLDGRGSLADAALAEALRKQTALSKRYSHSSSVDYEQQLAPPDLDVERLSSHSHTETAV, from the exons ATGGCGACGGTGGAGGGGCGGCCCGCCCAATATGGGGTGACGCTGCGGCAGCTGCGCGAGCTGATGGAGACGCGCGGCGCGGAAGGAATAGCGAAGATCAACGCGCTCGGCGGCCCACAGGAACTCTGCAAAAAACTTTACACCTCACCCACAGATG GTCTTAGCGGGTCGAAAGCCGACCAGCAGCACAGGCGGGAAGTGTTCGGTTCCAACTTGATTCCGCCCAAGCCGCCCAAGACCTTCCTAACGCTCGTGTGGGAAGCTTTGCAGGACGTCACGCTCATCATCTTGGAGGTGGCTGCTGTGGTCTCGTTGGGCTTGAGTTTCTACAAACCGTCCGAAGACGAAAGTGATATTG GGCACATTGATGAAGAAGAGGGTCACTACCAGTGGATCGAGGGTCTCGCTATCTTAATATCAGTTATAGTTGTCGTCATAGTTACAGCGTTTAATGATTACACGAAAGAAAGACAGTTTAG AGGTCTCCAGTCTCGGATAGAAGGTGAGCACAAGTTCGCTGTGATACGAGGCAGCGAAGTAAAGCAGGTACCGATAAGTGATATAGTGGTGGGGGACATCTGCCAGATCAAGTATGGAGACCTTCTACCCGCTGATGGCTTACTGCTGCAGAGTAACGACTTGAAG ATCGACGAGTCTTCGTTAACGGGTGAATCGGACCATGTGAAGAAGGGAGAATCGTTTGATCCCATGGTGCTATCCGGTACACACGTTATGGAAG GCTCGGGAAAAATGCTAGTGACCGCAGTGGGAGTGAACTCGCAAGCCGGAATTATTTTCACCCTTTTGGGTGCAGCCGTCGACAAGCAAGAGAAGGAGATCAAGCAGATGAAGAAAG AAGCCAAAAAGCAGCGCAAGGAGACGCAGCGCAAGAGCCTCGCGG GTGACGACGACGCGTTGCCGGCCGCCGCGAACCACGCCCACCCCGACGACAACCACGTCGCTCCCTCCGGAGACAAACCGGCGCCGGAGGCCGCCCACAAGAAGGAGAAGTCCGTGCTGCAGGCGAAGCTCACGAAGTTGGCCATTCAG ATCGGGTACGCCGGGTCCACGATAGCCGTGCTGACTGTGATAATCCTCATCATCCAATTCTGCGTGCAAACGTTCGTGATAGAGCAGAAGGTGTGGAAGGCCACCTACATCAACAACCTGGTCAAGCATCTCATCATCGGAGTGACCGTGCTGGTTGTGGCCGTTCCTGAAGGTCTGCCCCTGGCCGTCACCCTGTCGCTCGCTTATTCGGTCAAG AAAATGATGAAAGACAACAACCTGGTCCGCCATTTGGACGCCTGCGAGACCATGGGCAACGCCACGGCCATCTGCTCGGACAAGACCGGAACCCTCACCACCAACAGGATGACGGTGGTGCAGTCGTACATCTGCGAGAAGCTGTGCAAGGTGACCCCTCACTTCAGGGACATCCCGGCCGAGGTCGGAGAGACGATGATCGAGGGCATATCCATCAACAGCGCTTTCACCTCCAGGATCATG CCCTCCCTGGACCCGACGGGCCCTCCGATGCAAGTGGGAAACAAGACGGAATGCGCCCTCCTAGGGTTCGTCCTAGGCCTGGGGCAGAGCTACGAAGCGGTTCGCGAACGACACCCGGAAGAGTCGTTCACGCGCGTGTACACGTTCAACTCGGTTCGGAAGAGCATGTCCACGGTCGTGCCGCACAAGGGCGGGTATCGCCTGTACACCAAGGGTGCTTCCGAAATTGTGCTCAAGAA ATGCGCGTTCATCTACGGTCACGAGGGTCGCTTAGAGAAATTCACGAGAGACATGCAGGACCGGCTCGTGCGACAGGTCATCGAACCCATGGCCTGCGACGGACTCCGGACCATTTCCGTGGCCTACAGGGACTTCGTGCCCGGAAAGGCTGAAATCAACCAG GTGCACATCGACCAGGAGCCGAACTGGGACGACGAAGACAACATCGTGAACAACCTCACTTGCCTCTGCGTCGTCGGCATCGAAGATCCCGTCAGACCGGAAGTGCCCGAAGCCATCCGCAAATGTCAGAAAGCGGGCATAACGGTCCGCATGGTCACCGGCGACAACGTGAACACGGCTCGCTCGATCGCCGTCAAGTGCGGCATCCTCAAGCCCACCGACGACTTCCTCATACTCGAGGGCAAGGAGTTCAACACTCGGGTGCGGGACGCCAACGGGGAG ATCCAGCAGCATCTGCTGGACAAAGTGTGGCCGAAGCTGCGCGTGCTGGCCCGCTCGTCTCCCACCGACAAATACACCTTGGTGAAGGGCATGATTGAATCCAAAGCCTTCGACAAACGGGAGGTGGTGGCCGTCACGGGCGACGGCACCAACGACGGACCCGCGCTCAAGAAGGCCGACGTCGGATTCGCCATG GGCATTGCGGGAACGGACGTGGCCAAGGAGGCCTCGGACATCATCCTGACGGACGACAACTTCTCCTCGATCGTGAAGGCCGTGATGTGGGGTCGTAACGTTTACGATTCGATCGCCAAGTTCTTGCAGTTCCAACTCACCGTCAACGTGGTGGCCGTCATCGTGGCCTTCATCGGCGCCTGCGCCATTCAGGACAGTCCGCTCAAG GCGGTCCAGATGCTGTGGGTGAATCTCATAATGGACACCTTGGCGTCTCTGGCGCTGGCCACGGAGATGCCGACCCCCGACCTGCTTCAGCGAAAGCCTTACGGCAGAACCAAGCCTCTCATCTCCCGCACTATGATGAAGAACATCCTCGGACAGGCGGTCTACCAGCTCTTTATCATCTTCTCTCTCCTCTTTGTCG GCGACAGGATGCTGAACATCCCGTCTGGGCGCGGCCAGGCCTTGGGCACCGAGCCCACCCAGCACTTCACCATCATCTTCAACACCTTCGTGATGATGACGCTCTTCAACGAGATAAACGCCCGAAAGATCCACGGCCAGAGAAACGTCTTCGAGGGCCTCTTCACCAACCCCATCTTCTACTCCATTTGGATCGGCACCGCCTTCTCACAG GTCATAATAATTCAGTTCGGCGGAATGGCCTTCAGCACGGCGGGTCTCACCGTGGAGCAGTGGCTCTGGTGCCTGTTCTTCGGAGCCGGAACCCTCGTCTGGGGACAGCTCGTCACCAGCATCCCCACCAGGAAGATACCCAAGAAACTCTC TTGGGGCCGCGGCCAGCCGGACCCCGAGTCGATCCAACCGGGGCCGGACTACGATTCCGACCTCGACAAGAAGCCCCGAGCGGGGCAGATCCTCTGGATTCGGGGCCTCACGCGCCTTCAGACACAG
- the LOC110999589 gene encoding plasma membrane calcium-transporting ATPase 3 isoform X8 gives MATVEGRPAQYGVTLRQLRELMETRGAEGIAKINALGGPQELCKKLYTSPTDGLSGSKADQQHRREVFGSNLIPPKPPKTFLTLVWEALQDVTLIILEVAAVVSLGLSFYKPSEDESDIGHIDEEEGHYQWIEGLAILISVIVVVIVTAFNDYTKERQFRGLQSRIEGEHKFAVIRGSEVKQVPISDIVVGDICQIKYGDLLPADGLLLQSNDLKIDESSLTGESDHVKKGESFDPMVLSGTHVMEGSGKMLVTAVGVNSQAGIIFTLLGAAVDKQEKEIKQMKKEAKKQRKETQRKSLADGGLGDDDALPAAANHAHPDDNHVAPSGDKPAPEAAHKKEKSVLQAKLTKLAIQIGYAGSTIAVLTVIILIIQFCVQTFVIEQKVWKATYINNLVKHLIIGVTVLVVAVPEGLPLAVTLSLAYSVKKMMKDNNLVRHLDACETMGNATAICSDKTGTLTTNRMTVVQSYICEKLCKVTPHFRDIPAEVGETMIEGISINSAFTSRIMPSLDPTGPPMQVGNKTECALLGFVLGLGQSYEAVRERHPEESFTRVYTFNSVRKSMSTVVPHKGGYRLYTKGASEIVLKKCAFIYGHEGRLEKFTRDMQDRLVRQVIEPMACDGLRTISVAYRDFVPGKAEINQVHIDQEPNWDDEDNIVNNLTCLCVVGIEDPVRPEVPEAIRKCQKAGITVRMVTGDNVNTARSIAVKCGILKPTDDFLILEGKEFNTRVRDANGEIQQHLLDKVWPKLRVLARSSPTDKYTLVKGMIESKAFDKREVVAVTGDGTNDGPALKKADVGFAMGIAGTDVAKEASDIILTDDNFSSIVKAVMWGRNVYDSIAKFLQFQLTVNVVAVIVAFIGACAIQDSPLKAVQMLWVNLIMDTLASLALATEMPTPDLLQRKPYGRTKPLISRTMMKNILGQAVYQLFIIFSLLFVGDRMLNIPSGRGQALGTEPTQHFTIIFNTFVMMTLFNEINARKIHGQRNVFEGLFTNPIFYSIWIGTAFSQVIIIQFGGMAFSTAGLTVEQWLWCLFFGAGTLVWGQLVTSIPTRKIPKKLSWGRGQPDPESIQPGPDYDSDLDKKPRAGQILWIRGLTRLQTQDGVEWGEARVVERCCWQPRPVLETEV, from the exons ATGGCGACGGTGGAGGGGCGGCCCGCCCAATATGGGGTGACGCTGCGGCAGCTGCGCGAGCTGATGGAGACGCGCGGCGCGGAAGGAATAGCGAAGATCAACGCGCTCGGCGGCCCACAGGAACTCTGCAAAAAACTTTACACCTCACCCACAGATG GTCTTAGCGGGTCGAAAGCCGACCAGCAGCACAGGCGGGAAGTGTTCGGTTCCAACTTGATTCCGCCCAAGCCGCCCAAGACCTTCCTAACGCTCGTGTGGGAAGCTTTGCAGGACGTCACGCTCATCATCTTGGAGGTGGCTGCTGTGGTCTCGTTGGGCTTGAGTTTCTACAAACCGTCCGAAGACGAAAGTGATATTG GGCACATTGATGAAGAAGAGGGTCACTACCAGTGGATCGAGGGTCTCGCTATCTTAATATCAGTTATAGTTGTCGTCATAGTTACAGCGTTTAATGATTACACGAAAGAAAGACAGTTTAG AGGTCTCCAGTCTCGGATAGAAGGTGAGCACAAGTTCGCTGTGATACGAGGCAGCGAAGTAAAGCAGGTACCGATAAGTGATATAGTGGTGGGGGACATCTGCCAGATCAAGTATGGAGACCTTCTACCCGCTGATGGCTTACTGCTGCAGAGTAACGACTTGAAG ATCGACGAGTCTTCGTTAACGGGTGAATCGGACCATGTGAAGAAGGGAGAATCGTTTGATCCCATGGTGCTATCCGGTACACACGTTATGGAAG GCTCGGGAAAAATGCTAGTGACCGCAGTGGGAGTGAACTCGCAAGCCGGAATTATTTTCACCCTTTTGGGTGCAGCCGTCGACAAGCAAGAGAAGGAGATCAAGCAGATGAAGAAAG AAGCCAAAAAGCAGCGCAAGGAGACGCAGCGCAAGAGCCTCGCGG ACGGTGGTTTAGGTGACGACGACGCGTTGCCGGCCGCCGCGAACCACGCCCACCCCGACGACAACCACGTCGCTCCCTCCGGAGACAAACCGGCGCCGGAGGCCGCCCACAAGAAGGAGAAGTCCGTGCTGCAGGCGAAGCTCACGAAGTTGGCCATTCAG ATCGGGTACGCCGGGTCCACGATAGCCGTGCTGACTGTGATAATCCTCATCATCCAATTCTGCGTGCAAACGTTCGTGATAGAGCAGAAGGTGTGGAAGGCCACCTACATCAACAACCTGGTCAAGCATCTCATCATCGGAGTGACCGTGCTGGTTGTGGCCGTTCCTGAAGGTCTGCCCCTGGCCGTCACCCTGTCGCTCGCTTATTCGGTCAAG AAAATGATGAAAGACAACAACCTGGTCCGCCATTTGGACGCCTGCGAGACCATGGGCAACGCCACGGCCATCTGCTCGGACAAGACCGGAACCCTCACCACCAACAGGATGACGGTGGTGCAGTCGTACATCTGCGAGAAGCTGTGCAAGGTGACCCCTCACTTCAGGGACATCCCGGCCGAGGTCGGAGAGACGATGATCGAGGGCATATCCATCAACAGCGCTTTCACCTCCAGGATCATG CCCTCCCTGGACCCGACGGGCCCTCCGATGCAAGTGGGAAACAAGACGGAATGCGCCCTCCTAGGGTTCGTCCTAGGCCTGGGGCAGAGCTACGAAGCGGTTCGCGAACGACACCCGGAAGAGTCGTTCACGCGCGTGTACACGTTCAACTCGGTTCGGAAGAGCATGTCCACGGTCGTGCCGCACAAGGGCGGGTATCGCCTGTACACCAAGGGTGCTTCCGAAATTGTGCTCAAGAA ATGCGCGTTCATCTACGGTCACGAGGGTCGCTTAGAGAAATTCACGAGAGACATGCAGGACCGGCTCGTGCGACAGGTCATCGAACCCATGGCCTGCGACGGACTCCGGACCATTTCCGTGGCCTACAGGGACTTCGTGCCCGGAAAGGCTGAAATCAACCAG GTGCACATCGACCAGGAGCCGAACTGGGACGACGAAGACAACATCGTGAACAACCTCACTTGCCTCTGCGTCGTCGGCATCGAAGATCCCGTCAGACCGGAAGTGCCCGAAGCCATCCGCAAATGTCAGAAAGCGGGCATAACGGTCCGCATGGTCACCGGCGACAACGTGAACACGGCTCGCTCGATCGCCGTCAAGTGCGGCATCCTCAAGCCCACCGACGACTTCCTCATACTCGAGGGCAAGGAGTTCAACACTCGGGTGCGGGACGCCAACGGGGAG ATCCAGCAGCATCTGCTGGACAAAGTGTGGCCGAAGCTGCGCGTGCTGGCCCGCTCGTCTCCCACCGACAAATACACCTTGGTGAAGGGCATGATTGAATCCAAAGCCTTCGACAAACGGGAGGTGGTGGCCGTCACGGGCGACGGCACCAACGACGGACCCGCGCTCAAGAAGGCCGACGTCGGATTCGCCATG GGCATTGCGGGAACGGACGTGGCCAAGGAGGCCTCGGACATCATCCTGACGGACGACAACTTCTCCTCGATCGTGAAGGCCGTGATGTGGGGTCGTAACGTTTACGATTCGATCGCCAAGTTCTTGCAGTTCCAACTCACCGTCAACGTGGTGGCCGTCATCGTGGCCTTCATCGGCGCCTGCGCCATTCAGGACAGTCCGCTCAAG GCGGTCCAGATGCTGTGGGTGAATCTCATAATGGACACCTTGGCGTCTCTGGCGCTGGCCACGGAGATGCCGACCCCCGACCTGCTTCAGCGAAAGCCTTACGGCAGAACCAAGCCTCTCATCTCCCGCACTATGATGAAGAACATCCTCGGACAGGCGGTCTACCAGCTCTTTATCATCTTCTCTCTCCTCTTTGTCG GCGACAGGATGCTGAACATCCCGTCTGGGCGCGGCCAGGCCTTGGGCACCGAGCCCACCCAGCACTTCACCATCATCTTCAACACCTTCGTGATGATGACGCTCTTCAACGAGATAAACGCCCGAAAGATCCACGGCCAGAGAAACGTCTTCGAGGGCCTCTTCACCAACCCCATCTTCTACTCCATTTGGATCGGCACCGCCTTCTCACAG GTCATAATAATTCAGTTCGGCGGAATGGCCTTCAGCACGGCGGGTCTCACCGTGGAGCAGTGGCTCTGGTGCCTGTTCTTCGGAGCCGGAACCCTCGTCTGGGGACAGCTCGTCACCAGCATCCCCACCAGGAAGATACCCAAGAAACTCTC TTGGGGCCGCGGCCAGCCGGACCCCGAGTCGATCCAACCGGGGCCGGACTACGATTCCGACCTCGACAAGAAGCCCCGAGCGGGGCAGATCCTCTGGATTCGGGGCCTCACGCGCCTTCAGACACAG